Genomic DNA from Candidatus Cloacimonas sp.:
CGGAACATCTGGGTTCCCACTAAACGACGAGGACGTCGTTTTTCCGGAAGAAAAAATAGTATCTTGCAACATCGTTACCACCGTAAACCCATCGTAAACATCACGATGCAAGCACTGGGATGTTTTGACTTACAATTTTCACCTGCCTTCAATGAAACCACATCCCACACTTATAGTTCACTTACAACCGCATTCTTGCTGGTCTGAAATCCGAAAAATTGTGAGTTAAAACAAAAAGCATACACCCTTCCAACCCAGCAATCAATCAACCACTATTTACTCAGTATAGAACAACAACACCATTAAACGGAAAAATACCCTCTGGTGTTTTTATCATTTTTCTCTTTCAAAATTCGTTGTTTATCAATTCCTGTTTTTTAGCGTTATGCGGCTAATGAGATTCCCGTATCATTCCCATATCGCGATACGGGAACGATACCGGAGTCATATTGGAGGGTTACGGATAAAATTCCGGAAATTCTTTGGGAAGGAGAAATAGTTAGTTTGCTAATAACTTGTCGTGTATTGAGATAGCAGAATATTGCGGCAAATAAAAAGGGTACAGACCTGGTTTTTGAATTATTTTGTGGTTGGGGGTTATATTTTTGTCCGGTTTCGTGTAATCGCATTTGGGGGTTGTCCTTCTATACCGTGTAAAGAGTGGTTGATTGATAGTTGGGTTGGAAGGGTGTGTGCTTTCTGTTTTAACTCACAATTTTTCAGTTGGGAAACCGTTTGTAGAGCGGTTGTAAGTGAATATAAACTATAGGGATGTGGTTTCATAGAAGGCAGGTGAAAATTGTAAGTCAAAACCTACCTCCGCCTGCTTTCTGTTTTAACTCACAATTTTTCGGTTGGGAAACTGGTTGTAGAGCGGTTGTAAGTGAATATAAACTATAGGGATGTGGTTTCATTGAAGGCAGGTGAAAATTGTAAGTCAAAACCTACCTCCGGGTACATCGTAAATTTTACGAGTGGTTTACGCCTCCATCGCTATCAATGTGTCCATCTTCCGGCTTTCCCAGAGTAACAAAATCTCAGCAACTCAAACTACCGGAGGGCAGAGCTACAGCGAGCTCTGGCTACTGGCTTTCCAAGAGTAACAATATCCCAGCAACTTAAACTACTCTTTTTTTTAAAAACAGGGGTATCTGTGAACAGCTCTATCGGTATTAGGGCACTATTATTTCATCAGCAACATTTTCTTTACGCAGCTATAGTTTTTGCTCTCCAAACGGTAGAAATACATTCCTGAAGCAACATTACGGTTGTAATTATCTTTCCCGTTCCAAACAATTTGATGCATTCCGGCAGGTAAAACGCCGTTAACCAGAGTATTCACCAATTGCCCTTTAATATTGAACACGGAAATTCTTGTCGGTGCTGATTCTTTCAAAGTGAATCTGATTATGGTTTCAGGATTGAAAGGATTGGGATAGTTATTGAGCAATCGGGTAACGAGGGCAGGATTTTCCGGGTCTTCATTATCAGTGAGATAATGGTAGTGCAAAATTTCGCATGGCAAGCTGCTGCCTTGTTCATAAACACATACCACATAGAAATAATAGTCCGTCCCCAAGTTCTCAAAGGTCTCGGTATAAAAAGGCAAAGCAGTAATTGCTACGGATGCAAAAGTGCCGGCATTAATTCTGCGGAAGATTTCATAGTGCATTAAAGGATATTCCGTTAGTTCCGGAGGATTCCAGCTAAGGGTTAAAACACTGTTGGAAACGCTTGCCGAAAGTCCTGTAACAGGAGCAAAATAACCCAGATAAAAATCCTGCTGGGCAGAAGGATTTGCCAAAGAAATCGTAATCGCTGAGGAAGTTGAATCCCGATAGCCACCTGCGCAAGCTGATAAAGAATGCACACCGATAGGTAGATAGATAGTATAATGCCCTTCCGCATCAGGATGAGTAATCCAGGAATTAGCATTTTGCACATTTACTTTACTAAAATCAATATCGGGATTTCCACTTGTTACTATTCCGGAGACATTTCCTGCAAATTCAATAAAACCTGTAGTACGAACATCATCTATAAACCATCCATCTCCCGTAACACCCCCATCGCTGGCAAAAGTGAAACGGAATTGAACATTTTGATTGGCATAACCGCTTAAATTGAAACGCGCAAAAACCCATCCGCCGCTGTTTCCGTCATAACCCGGTCCGCTTAAAGCACTTATCCCTGTGGTAGGATATCCTCCTTCAGGGGTAATTAAAATCCAGCTTGAGCCGCCATTAGTGGAAATTTTTACATTTCCTCCATCATAACTTGCTTCTGTATTGTAATAATGCCAAAATTCCAGCATAAAATTGGTGCCGATATAAACAGCTGGAGTTGTTAGCTGATAATTAGCATAATTAGGATATTGACTATTCAAGCGGGTTCCCCAAACATTAGTTCCGGAATGAGCTCCGGCAACGGAAGAAACACCCCATTCCCAACCGTTGGATACAGGATTGGGAACAAAATTGCCGTTATTATTTTCAAAATCAGCATTCATTCCGGTAGTCCCTATGCTCAATAAAAATTGTTCATTATGCACGCTGGTAAGATCAGCCAAATAGGTAAGATAGAAGGTTAAATTATTCCCTACAATCACATTTGAAGAAACAGTAATATTATACACTGCCTGACATATTGCCCCTGCAGGTAATGAAGAAATAATGCAGGAACTGTTATGAATAGTAACAAATTCCGAAAGACAAGTGATTGTCCCGCTTATATTAGTAGCAGAAACAGGAGTATTATTAACAAAATTGACTATCAAATCCAGCGTTTCACCTGGTTCAATAAGCCCGTTTCCATTTCCCGAATTACTATCATTCATATACATTCCGGTATATTGAATATCTGCTTTATGCACAGTAAAATGAACAGGAATATCCCAGCTGTTATTTACAATGCTGATATGCAAAGAAAGGGAAATATCAGTGTTATCGGGACAAGTATCACCAATTTGAAGAATAAGCGGAGTATTATTGACTGCGGTGGAATCCCCTGCAATATTATTATAGTTGCTAACAGCATTAATAAGCGTAGCATTTATGCTTTCACAGGATGCAATCAGCTGAACTTGAGTAGCGGTATTTATTCCCATATTCAACAATTCCACACCTACCTCAATTTCTTCTCCCGGTTCAGCTATTTGATTCCGATTGGCATCATTGATAATTACTTCTTTTAGAATTAGATGCGGTGCCTCATATAAAACCGGAGCAGTAGTAATCAGCAATGCAGAAGAACTTGTTATAGTAGCTGCTGCATTGGCATATTGATTGTTAAAACTATATTCCAGACCAACGGCATTGGTATGATCTTTAATTCCGATAGTGCAGAAATTGCCATGAGTAGGAGAGTATCCTCCCTGCCCGATATCAACATTATTAAAATCCTGATACTGAAATTTAACCATTCCCTGCCCCATTGAGGTAGGATAGAAAACAGGATCATAAAAAATAACTTCAAAGGTCTCCAGAGAAGAACGGTTATAGCCATTGCGCATTTTGTAATATTCAATTATAAAATAATGATTCTGGCTATCATAATATTGATATATTCCAGCATCACTAATCAAACAAAGATCATCCCAGAAAGGAGCAAGCATTGGTGAAGGTCCGTAGCCACCGGGAAGATGATAGTTCCGAAATTCGCCATTTGCGGTGAATCCCATAACAATAAAGCCATTTACGCAAACTGTAATTTGATTGTAGTCAATGCCGTAAAAAGGAAAAGTGAACGGTAAATTTATTTGCTGTAAAGTAACCGCCCCGGTTTGATCTCCTTCGTCACCTGTAGTACCGGGATCGGAAAAAGCGGTAATTTTTGTTCCCGCTCCCCCCAGAGAAGGATTGATTTCTATCCAGTTATAAACAGGACAATCAGGATATGCGGTATCGGTTATGTCATAAATAAAATAGCCATAAGCATCAGGTCCTAAAGGAGTGTGCGAATTAACCTGTCCTATTTGAATATTGAAATCGGTATATTGATCAAAACCCCATTCGTTATAGAGATGCAAACGCAAAGGCATTTGCATTCCGGGAATCAATAAAGCGCGGGCAAAAACAGTAAAACCTTCCACTGTGTTACCCAAACTGTTACCCAAAATAGAACCGATATAAGATGTAGAATCCGAAACCGTAAGCAAATCATTCAAAGAAGATAATTCGCCATATAAATCAAAGACAGGAGCTATAGAGTTATTTTTAATAGTTAAAGAAAGCAAACCGGCTTCACCAGGATCAAGAAAACTATCACTTCCGGCAGTTACAAAATAATTCTGCACAATCGGCATAGCATTATAAATAACCGTGTGAAACACTATAGTATATACATTCCGGTCAGCTGTTGTTAATTGCAAAGTAAAACGCACACTATGCTGAGCAGGAATGTTGTTTACAATACTGAAAGTAAAAACAGAATTAGACCAAAGCGTAGCATTACTGTTAATTGCCCCAAAACTGCTTTCAGAATTTAAAATGGTGATATAAGGATCATCAGCTGATAGAACGGCAGTAGTGGAAGAGATGGCAGCTGCAGTAGTATTTTTAATTTCCAGGTTTAGAGCTATGGTTTCTCCAGCAGTAGCAAAACTATCGCCATTCCCGTAACTTCCGTTAGTGCCGTCATCAATAATTATTTTGCTGAGATACACCAGTGAACCGTTAGTATCAATGCTCACAACTTTCTGGAGGGGTTTGAAATTGTGCTTGGAAACAGTAACGGTCAGCTCATTTAAAATCCCTCCTGAAATATTGAGCGTTGCTTTTCCTTCGCTATCCGTAAAACCTTTGCCTACAATAAAATTCTGTCCAGAGCTGGAAAGTGTTACAGTGGCATTTTCAACTCCCGCTCCGAAAGAATCTGTCACCTCCACATCCAAGAGATTACTGCCCAAAGCTAAACTATCGGCACAAGTGAGGTTAAAAACATCAGGAATTTGAGTAAAGACCTCCACTGTAGGGTCTCCCATTAAATTACACCAATGGGCAAAATAATTTGCTTCATTATCGTGAACCGAACCATAGACCTTTTTAATATACAATTTGGCATTTAACAGCGCTTCTCCCATACTGTGCATTCCATAAGTAAAAATCCCGTCATAAATTCCCGCATTCAAACAATTGTTAAAAGTAGTATGAGTTCCACTTGTGGACATTCCGATTGCTGTTATTGCTCCTGCAGGAGCTGCTGAAGTTCCTAAACGGATAAATGATTCAGTTGTGGCAGTACCGTTTTCAAAATTACCGGTACCGCAGGTAAGAATTGTAGAATGAGGAAGCTTATTGCCATTGATTAAACTGCCGGAAGGTTCCCAACCGCTCATATTAATATAACCGCGATAATTAAAAAAGGATACGCCCTGGTTAATACCGCTATTAATATATGTGGGAAAACCGCTGGCATAATTCTCCAGAAAAGTATAATCGGGATTGGTTCTAACAGCCATTTCCTTGATGAATTTATTTACATAGATGGTAGAAATTCCGCTTTGACTGGTGTCTCCAATCAGCAACATTTTATTCAACCAGGCACCTGCATTTCCTGATACATTGATATTCTTTTCCACGGCGTAAATTTTGGCAAACAGCACATCCAGCTGACTAAGGTTTTCCGCTGAGATTCTACCGATAAAAGCATCTCCCAAATAGTCGTTACCAACTAAAAAAGTATAGGGATAATCCCCTTTACCTCCATAACTGGACATTTGTTCAGTATATGTAGGAATAGCATAACTTCCGTTTGTATCACCTAAAAGGATAATAAAATCGGGACGCGTTGAAGGATTATTATATTGAGATTGAATGTAATTATGTATCGCTTGGGTAGAACTTCCCCCGGTTTCAACTGTGCTTGCAATGTTCACTTCATAGCCCTTCTGCCTTTTCCAGGTAACAAATTCATTCAGTTTGGCAATAAAAATAGCATCCGTATTGTTTCCGTAAATAAGTAATATTCTGGCAGATTGAGGAGCCATCATTGCATCCCGGTAATAAGCAAAATTGGCAATCATTGATTCATACAGATTGGTGAACGCATAAGAATAGCCATTGTAATTCTCCATCTCGTTGCTGCCAGGTCTATCTTTAATCTCAATTTCTATGTCCAGCTGTTTCTGTATTTTCAGTTCCTGCGTTTCTGCCAGATATTGAACCGGATTAAGATTAATCTGCACTACCCTGAAATCACGGATAACTTGTGGTTCACTGTAGTTATAACTGCTTGCCGGATATAAAGAAGCACTGCTATAAGCAGCTCTGTTATAAGCAAAAGAGGACTCCTGCTCTTCTGTAGCAAAAACCGGTTTGGGCACTAAACCCTGTTTTGTAATAACTTCGCCACCGGTAACTTTTACTTCAATATCTCCTTTAGGAGGAATAGCAATCCAGGCGGAAAAAACAGGCAATTCAGGATAACCTGTTTCGGCTGTAACACTTGCACCCGGCATACTTAGAGCTTTAAAAACGCTTCTTTCCGTAGCTTCAATCTGCAATTCGGGAACCTGCAACTGCAGCTTTATTTTTTCTGCATCCTGAGAAACCACTCTAAGCGGTTTTTCTGCAGGGAGAAATGATTCGGCAAATAACACACTGACCATACACATCAGAATTAGAACGGCGATTTTGCTTGTTTTCATCTTAGGTGAACCTTTATTTTTATCTTATATAAAAGAACCTGAAGTTAATCTTCCACATAGCTTCAGGTTCTTTCCAAAATGCTTGAATCTTTTCATTTGGTTACTTTATTTCGTAGATAAGAATACCCTGATCGCGGGCTCCTACAACTAATTTATCATTCATAAATTTAACTGTATTGGTATAACCGCAAGAAGTTAAATGCTGCAGCAATTGCGGTTTAGAAGGATTGCTAATATCAAAAAGATAAATGCCTCCCGCTCCTGAAGAAAGAGCAAGTTTATTTCCCGAAACAGCAAGGGTAGTAGCATAGCCCGTAGTATCAAAAGTAAACAGCAATACCGGAGAGGCAGGATTGCTTACATCTACAATATGCAAACCGCTTTGACGACCCGCTACATAAGCTATATTACCACTAAGCTCAACTTTTTGGGCTTCTCCGCTTAAGTGAATATTGCCAACCAGATGACGGTCATTACGATCATAAATATATAAGCCAAGCTGCTCAGCTGCTATATATATGTAATTATC
This window encodes:
- a CDS encoding C25 family cysteine peptidase, with the translated sequence MKTSKIAVLILMCMVSVLFAESFLPAEKPLRVVSQDAEKIKLQLQVPELQIEATERSVFKALSMPGASVTAETGYPELPVFSAWIAIPPKGDIEVKVTGGEVITKQGLVPKPVFATEEQESSFAYNRAAYSSASLYPASSYNYSEPQVIRDFRVVQINLNPVQYLAETQELKIQKQLDIEIEIKDRPGSNEMENYNGYSYAFTNLYESMIANFAYYRDAMMAPQSARILLIYGNNTDAIFIAKLNEFVTWKRQKGYEVNIASTVETGGSSTQAIHNYIQSQYNNPSTRPDFIILLGDTNGSYAIPTYTEQMSSYGGKGDYPYTFLVGNDYLGDAFIGRISAENLSQLDVLFAKIYAVEKNINVSGNAGAWLNKMLLIGDTSQSGISTIYVNKFIKEMAVRTNPDYTFLENYASGFPTYINSGINQGVSFFNYRGYINMSGWEPSGSLINGNKLPHSTILTCGTGNFENGTATTESFIRLGTSAAPAGAITAIGMSTSGTHTTFNNCLNAGIYDGIFTYGMHSMGEALLNAKLYIKKVYGSVHDNEANYFAHWCNLMGDPTVEVFTQIPDVFNLTCADSLALGSNLLDVEVTDSFGAGVENATVTLSSSGQNFIVGKGFTDSEGKATLNISGGILNELTVTVSKHNFKPLQKVVSIDTNGSLVYLSKIIIDDGTNGSYGNGDSFATAGETIALNLEIKNTTAAAISSTTAVLSADDPYITILNSESSFGAINSNATLWSNSVFTFSIVNNIPAQHSVRFTLQLTTADRNVYTIVFHTVIYNAMPIVQNYFVTAGSDSFLDPGEAGLLSLTIKNNSIAPVFDLYGELSSLNDLLTVSDSTSYIGSILGNSLGNTVEGFTVFARALLIPGMQMPLRLHLYNEWGFDQYTDFNIQIGQVNSHTPLGPDAYGYFIYDITDTAYPDCPVYNWIEINPSLGGAGTKITAFSDPGTTGDEGDQTGAVTLQQINLPFTFPFYGIDYNQITVCVNGFIVMGFTANGEFRNYHLPGGYGPSPMLAPFWDDLCLISDAGIYQYYDSQNHYFIIEYYKMRNGYNRSSLETFEVIFYDPVFYPTSMGQGMVKFQYQDFNNVDIGQGGYSPTHGNFCTIGIKDHTNAVGLEYSFNNQYANAAATITSSSALLITTAPVLYEAPHLILKEVIINDANRNQIAEPGEEIEVGVELLNMGINTATQVQLIASCESINATLINAVSNYNNIAGDSTAVNNTPLILQIGDTCPDNTDISLSLHISIVNNSWDIPVHFTVHKADIQYTGMYMNDSNSGNGNGLIEPGETLDLIVNFVNNTPVSATNISGTITCLSEFVTIHNSSCIISSLPAGAICQAVYNITVSSNVIVGNNLTFYLTYLADLTSVHNEQFLLSIGTTGMNADFENNNGNFVPNPVSNGWEWGVSSVAGAHSGTNVWGTRLNSQYPNYANYQLTTPAVYIGTNFMLEFWHYYNTEASYDGGNVKISTNGGSSWILITPEGGYPTTGISALSGPGYDGNSGGWVFARFNLSGYANQNVQFRFTFASDGGVTGDGWFIDDVRTTGFIEFAGNVSGIVTSGNPDIDFSKVNVQNANSWITHPDAEGHYTIYLPIGVHSLSACAGGYRDSTSSAITISLANPSAQQDFYLGYFAPVTGLSASVSNSVLTLSWNPPELTEYPLMHYEIFRRINAGTFASVAITALPFYTETFENLGTDYYFYVVCVYEQGSSLPCEILHYHYLTDNEDPENPALVTRLLNNYPNPFNPETIIRFTLKESAPTRISVFNIKGQLVNTLVNGVLPAGMHQIVWNGKDNYNRNVASGMYFYRLESKNYSCVKKMLLMK